From the genome of Hymenobacter sp. PAMC 26628, one region includes:
- a CDS encoding uroporphyrinogen-III synthase has translation MAESADTPGTGRHTKRIQSILVTQPKPTTEVSPYSALAEKYGIRVDFREFIEVQPVSYKDFRRDKINIADFTAVIFTSRNAVDHFFRICQEAKLEMPAEMKYFCISEQTANYLQKYIVLRKRKLFVGTRTAADLFDVIKKHKGENFLYPCSDIRKDDLPVFMRANNLKFTEAVIYRTVASDLSDLSDVKYDVLAFFSPSGISSLFVNFPSFVQDGTRIAAFGPTTAKAVRDANLELDIEAPMPNAPSMAGAIEAYIRRNQPAE, from the coding sequence ATGGCCGAGAGTGCAGACACGCCGGGTACCGGCCGGCACACCAAGCGCATCCAAAGCATTTTGGTAACCCAGCCCAAGCCCACCACCGAAGTATCCCCGTATTCGGCCCTTGCCGAGAAATATGGCATTCGGGTTGATTTTCGGGAGTTTATTGAAGTTCAACCGGTGTCTTATAAGGACTTCCGGCGCGATAAAATTAACATCGCGGACTTCACGGCAGTAATTTTCACCAGCCGCAACGCCGTTGACCACTTTTTCCGCATTTGCCAGGAAGCCAAGCTCGAAATGCCTGCCGAAATGAAATATTTCTGCATTTCGGAGCAGACAGCTAACTACTTGCAGAAATATATCGTGTTGCGCAAGCGCAAGCTATTCGTGGGCACGCGCACCGCGGCCGACTTGTTTGATGTTATCAAAAAGCACAAGGGCGAGAATTTTCTCTACCCGTGCTCCGACATTCGTAAAGACGACTTGCCGGTGTTTATGCGCGCCAATAACCTCAAGTTTACGGAAGCCGTTATTTACCGCACAGTAGCGAGTGACTTGTCAGATTTGTCGGACGTGAAGTACGACGTGTTGGCGTTTTTTAGCCCCTCGGGTATTAGCTCGCTGTTCGTCAATTTCCCCAGTTTTGTGCAAGATGGCACTCGCATTGCGGCTTTTGGCCCCACCACGGCTAAGGCCGTGCGCGACGCCAACTTAGAGCTTGACATTGAGGCTCCCATGCCCAACGCGCCTTCCATGGCTGGGGCTATTGAGGCTTACATTCGCCGCAATCAGCCGGCTGAATAA
- a CDS encoding DUF4271 domain-containing protein — protein sequence MVMLLFGAGRWAPGWGRGSALWLLFTLLGGITSRAAEYRPLPPAAPVGLTADWLIHDVGRNRLILYLPGYHASAHAYYQYVRLRRGQPFPVAFAAQRGLSLFVDNQLIFTADRAGPYAFDLAQRLPAGLVPGTHLLGVWQPGGTPALASFTSEVTATKPDATFDTTAEIAQARAPGPLGQNVLLSFLLVLGLLYGGVRATYQPGLARVFRFDELFGNTSEQATFLARPAFSLLNMLLVLLFGLSFALLLTALHTGLENLPLVRQFVAVPERAIVARVLFYAALIAGFVLGKYLYVSLLAYTFDLRELVAVQYREFLRTTLLAGLFLPFVLLLYLGLNGSYPAAVAGTAAAVIALVLVGTVLRVLHTVHQRASLLNLHLFAYLCATEILPLLILLRLLVFTT from the coding sequence ATGGTAATGTTGCTCTTCGGTGCTGGCCGGTGGGCCCCGGGGTGGGGGCGGGGCAGCGCCTTGTGGCTGCTATTTACACTGCTGGGGGGCATAACCAGCCGCGCCGCTGAGTACCGGCCGTTGCCCCCGGCCGCGCCCGTTGGCCTCACCGCCGATTGGCTCATCCACGACGTGGGCCGCAACCGCCTCATCCTCTATTTGCCCGGCTACCACGCTTCGGCCCACGCCTATTATCAGTACGTGCGCCTGCGCCGCGGCCAGCCGTTTCCGGTGGCCTTCGCAGCCCAGCGGGGCTTGAGCTTATTTGTTGATAACCAACTTATTTTTACCGCCGACCGGGCGGGCCCCTACGCCTTCGATTTGGCCCAGCGGTTGCCGGCGGGCTTGGTCCCGGGGACGCACCTGCTGGGCGTGTGGCAGCCCGGTGGCACCCCCGCTCTGGCCTCATTCACGTCGGAAGTCACCGCCACCAAGCCCGATGCTACCTTCGACACCACCGCGGAAATCGCCCAAGCTAGGGCCCCCGGCCCGCTGGGCCAAAACGTGCTGCTGAGCTTTTTGCTGGTGTTGGGGCTGCTCTATGGCGGGGTACGCGCGACGTACCAGCCCGGCTTGGCCCGTGTATTTCGGTTCGATGAGCTGTTTGGCAATACCTCCGAACAGGCCACCTTCCTGGCCCGACCAGCATTTTCGCTGCTCAACATGCTGCTGGTGTTGCTGTTCGGGCTTTCGTTCGCGCTATTGCTCACCGCGTTGCACACGGGCCTCGAAAACCTGCCCTTGGTGCGGCAATTCGTGGCCGTGCCCGAGCGGGCCATAGTGGCGCGGGTGCTGTTTTATGCGGCCCTCATTGCAGGTTTTGTGCTCGGCAAATACCTATACGTGTCCCTTTTGGCCTATACCTTTGATTTGCGCGAACTGGTAGCGGTGCAATACCGCGAGTTTTTACGCACCACGCTGCTAGCAGGGCTTTTCTTGCCTTTTGTGCTGCTGCTTTACCTGGGTTTAAATGGCAGTTACCCCGCGGCGGTGGCCGGCACGGCGGCGGCGGTCATCGCGCTGGTGCTGGTGGGCACCGTGCTGCGGGTGCTGCACACCGTGCACCAGCGGGCGTCACTGCTTAATCTTCATTTGTTTGCTTACCTTTGTGCTACCGAAATACTGCCCCTGCTCATTCTGCTAAGGCTGTTGGTGTTTACCACTTAG
- a CDS encoding MraY family glycosyltransferase — MNPVAIQLVLSAGWAFLVALFAVPSIIQIAHLKNMLDTPNGRTVHSSLTPRLGGVAVFAGFMSALTIFGPLQNGVKELLAGCIILFFVGLKDDLVGMSVFKKFVGQLLATGIVMIMADVRITSFQGILGIYILPVGVSYAFTLATIVGITNAINLIDGLDGLAGSIVLIIMGTFGFYFYHYGGEAYSNYAFVAVCLMGGMVGFLRYNFHRAPIFMGDTGSLVCGFIVSVLAIQFIELGGQPGTQLPFSATPAVALGILFVPLFDTLRVFVLRMAAGKSPFAPDRNHIHHRLLGMGLSQINTVLLLGALNLLVILFVIQFANLGNLALIGILLGFSVLLSVLIGVYQSRLRREVVAAQS; from the coding sequence ATGAATCCTGTTGCTATTCAATTAGTGCTGTCGGCCGGCTGGGCTTTTCTGGTGGCGCTGTTCGCGGTGCCGTCCATTATTCAAATTGCCCACCTCAAAAACATGCTCGACACGCCCAACGGGCGCACCGTGCACTCGTCACTGACGCCCCGGCTGGGCGGCGTGGCGGTGTTCGCAGGCTTCATGTCCGCCCTCACCATTTTTGGGCCCCTGCAAAACGGTGTGAAGGAGCTGCTGGCCGGTTGCATCATCCTGTTTTTCGTGGGCCTGAAGGACGACTTAGTGGGCATGTCGGTGTTCAAGAAATTCGTGGGCCAGCTGCTGGCCACGGGCATCGTCATGATCATGGCTGACGTGCGCATCACCAGCTTCCAGGGCATTCTAGGCATTTATATCCTTCCTGTGGGCGTCAGCTACGCCTTCACGCTGGCCACCATCGTGGGCATCACCAACGCCATCAACCTCATCGATGGCCTCGACGGCCTAGCCGGCTCCATCGTGTTAATTATCATGGGTACGTTCGGCTTCTATTTCTATCATTATGGGGGCGAGGCGTACAGCAACTACGCCTTCGTGGCCGTGTGCCTGATGGGGGGTATGGTGGGCTTTTTGCGCTACAACTTCCACCGGGCCCCCATTTTTATGGGCGACACGGGCTCACTTGTTTGCGGCTTTATTGTATCGGTACTGGCCATTCAGTTCATTGAGCTTGGCGGGCAGCCCGGTACGCAGCTGCCGTTTAGCGCCACGCCGGCGGTGGCGTTGGGCATTCTATTCGTGCCCTTGTTTGATACGCTGCGGGTGTTTGTGCTGCGCATGGCGGCTGGCAAGTCACCCTTCGCGCCCGACCGTAACCACATTCACCATCGCTTGCTGGGTATGGGGCTTTCGCAAATTAATACGGTGCTGCTACTGGGGGCCCTCAACCTGCTCGTCATCCTGTTCGTGATTCAGTTCGCCAACCTAGGCAACCTGGCCCTCATCGGCATTCTGCTGGGCTTCTCGGTACTACTGAGTGTATTAATTGGCGTGTACCAGAGCCGATTGCGCCGCGAGGTCGTCGCCGCGCAATCCTAG